The Streptomyces aurantiacus genome includes a region encoding these proteins:
- the murJ gene encoding murein biosynthesis integral membrane protein MurJ, whose product MVEGANSAAQTMPQEQQTRGRHAARRKKDKGGLARSSLLMAVGTVVSRATGLIRQVLQAAALGTGLLASTYNTANTVPTSLYTLLIGGALNAVLVPQLVRARTTQPDGGRAYEQRLVTLVVCVLGVGTALAVWAAPQIVGLYMRDTPDSHEAFELTVTFARFLLPQIFFYGLFSIYGQVLNAREKFGAMMWTPVLNNVVLVGMFAAYLGLMAVPDRVEDITADQVQLLGIGTTAGIAVQALALIPFARAAGFRFRPRFDWRGTGLGKSVHAAKWTLLFVLANQVALTVVTNYANAADQELPQAGAGYSAYTYAQTIWMLPQSIVTVSLVTALLPRMSRAVAEGRNPDLRADLSRVLRISGVVIVPAAFLFLALGPQISSLLFAHGAADAASARPLGYMLQAFGLGLIPFSAQYMLLRGFYAFEDTRTPFFMAAWIAGVNIALATACHLLLPARWAAVGMAGAYTLSYVAGLALTAHLLRKRLGSRIDDGDLRRTYAKLFCAAGPAAGLGWTAARACAVLGSGTWPTAVALATGALATALGYLLLARLMKVNELRRLPGMR is encoded by the coding sequence ATGGTGGAGGGGGCGAACTCCGCGGCGCAGACCATGCCGCAGGAGCAGCAGACAAGGGGGCGGCATGCCGCCCGGCGGAAGAAGGACAAGGGCGGACTGGCTCGTTCGTCCTTGCTGATGGCAGTTGGCACGGTGGTGTCACGGGCGACGGGACTGATCCGCCAAGTGCTGCAGGCCGCAGCGCTGGGAACGGGCTTGCTGGCCAGTACCTACAACACGGCGAACACCGTCCCAACGAGCCTGTACACGCTGCTGATCGGCGGCGCGCTCAACGCCGTGCTGGTGCCGCAGCTGGTCCGGGCCAGGACAACACAGCCCGATGGCGGACGCGCTTACGAGCAGCGCTTGGTCACGCTCGTGGTCTGTGTACTGGGTGTGGGCACGGCGCTGGCGGTGTGGGCGGCGCCGCAGATCGTGGGCCTGTACATGCGGGACACCCCGGACAGTCACGAGGCGTTCGAGCTGACGGTGACGTTCGCGCGGTTCCTGTTGCCGCAGATCTTCTTCTATGGGCTGTTCAGCATCTACGGGCAGGTGTTGAACGCTCGCGAGAAGTTCGGGGCGATGATGTGGACCCCTGTGCTGAACAACGTGGTGCTGGTCGGCATGTTCGCCGCCTATCTGGGGCTGATGGCGGTGCCCGACCGGGTGGAGGACATCACCGCCGACCAGGTGCAATTGCTGGGGATCGGGACGACGGCAGGAATCGCCGTGCAGGCCCTGGCGCTGATCCCTTTCGCGCGGGCGGCCGGTTTCCGCTTCCGCCCGCGGTTCGACTGGCGGGGTACCGGCCTGGGCAAGAGCGTCCACGCGGCGAAGTGGACGCTCTTGTTCGTCCTGGCCAACCAGGTTGCCCTGACGGTGGTCACGAATTACGCCAATGCCGCCGACCAGGAGCTGCCGCAGGCCGGCGCGGGCTATTCGGCCTACACCTACGCGCAGACCATCTGGATGCTGCCGCAGTCGATCGTGACGGTGTCCCTGGTCACGGCCCTACTGCCGCGCATGAGCCGGGCCGTCGCCGAGGGGCGCAACCCGGATCTGCGCGCGGACCTGTCCCGGGTGCTGCGGATCAGCGGCGTGGTCATCGTGCCCGCCGCGTTCCTCTTCCTCGCTCTGGGGCCGCAGATCTCGTCGCTGCTATTTGCCCACGGGGCGGCGGACGCCGCCTCGGCCCGCCCGCTGGGGTACATGCTGCAGGCATTCGGACTCGGGCTCATCCCGTTCTCCGCCCAGTACATGCTGTTGCGCGGCTTCTACGCCTTCGAAGACACGCGCACGCCGTTCTTCATGGCGGCTTGGATCGCGGGCGTGAACATCGCCCTGGCCACCGCGTGTCATTTGCTGCTGCCCGCCCGCTGGGCGGCCGTCGGCATGGCCGGCGCCTACACCCTCTCCTACGTTGCCGGCCTCGCACTCACCGCGCATCTGCTGCGCAAGAGGCTTGGGAGCCGCATCGACGACGGCGACCTGCGCCGCACCTACGCAAAACTGTTCTGCGCCGCGGGCCCGGCTGCAGGGCTGGGCTGGACTGCAGCGCGTGCGTGTGCGGTCCTCGGAAGTGGAACGTGGCCTACGGCCGTCGCACTGGCTACCGGGGCGCTGGCGACAGCCTTGGGGTACCTCCTTCTCGCCCGGCTGATGAAGGTCAACGAGTTACGTCGCCTGCCCGGGATGCGCTGA